AACttaactcttttttttgtgGAAGAAGTTGATTTTAACTCAaagatacattcattctcccaAACTAATGACTAAttagtcaatttttttaaaatttttttatttctgaATACTCGATATTGCCTCCGAATATTTATTTTCTACTATTAAAATTCATGTGAAATGccccaaaattgaaaattttgtaattgGGCCAAGAACATGGCTTTCAGTATCAGAACAAGTCTTTGGCGGGCCTATAAATCAATTCAAACGGGCCTGCCTTGCGCCTCTTATTGGCTCGGAGAAACAGAGTAAAATAGCTCCCATTCACCTCctgttgaagaagaagaagaaacaaactGAAGAGCGCCAGTGAACTGGAGCTCAGGATTGCTGTTTAAGTACGCAATACTGAAAAGGGGTAccctatctttttgtttcttaaCGTGTTTGCAAGTTTTTCTTGGTGCAATTTTACCTTTTGGAACAACTTTTTCCGTCCACAATCACTCTTTAATCATGTATATCTTGGCTGATAAATTAGCTTAAGAAATTTCACGAACTGGTTATGAAAACATGAAGCTTAGAAAATGCGTGAATCGACTGATGGATTTTAATTTAATTCGTTAACTGAATCTTTAGAAAATGTGGATGCAATGTGAATGTCTATTAAGTGTTCGACAAAATGTCTGTTCAGTTAAAGGGGATGAGTTTTGATTACTCAATGGCTGTCCTTTTTGCTGGTTAACAGTGGCTTATGATATAATGCTGAAGCAAGTGTGTCATAGACTGAGTATACATGGGGCTGACAAAATCAGGCCTTTATTATGTTTACAAAGAGCTCATTTCCACAGTGGGCAGGTAAGCATTTGATCGTCTCTTGTAGTTTTTTTCTCtctatttttaattttctgttcTTTTGCATATCTGAATTTGTTTGCCTAATGTACGTTCGTCTTCTGTGAGAATCTTTGTGTCCTTTGATATATTACAGAGTGTATATTAATCTCTTTTGGTTTCATGAAGTTAAGGGAACCAATTTCATTGAGAAAAGGACAATTGCATGCGTTTTTTTGTGTATTGTTAAGTTCATTCTTTGCCCCTGTACTCTTTACTTGCTGCCTGGTGGATCATTCAAGTGTTTCTTTGTCATGTTAGGCTAAGAAGGAGATATTTATTTATCTACAGAACTAGGCTTCTGTTGGCTTTTTAATCTGGATTTCATCTAACTTCTTTTAGAGTCATTCCAATCGATTACTGAGTTCTATTTACTTCACAAGTTTAAAAATTTGACTTCTATATGTTTTCCTAAAAGAAATCCACTTTGTTAAAGTAATGAGTCCTTAGAATTTGCTGCCGACTATAGCCAATACATTGGCTTCATGCTTTCCCATTGAATTGCCCAACAGAAGGGCCGTCCACCCCCACCACCTGGGCAGGTCATCTGTCCTTCCATGAAACAGAAAAAGGGAATTTGCAGTATCTAGTTATTATGTTATCTGGAATTGGTATTAGgagtaaaatgaaataaaagtaatccCTGTTAGAACATTATGTATTGCATCTTATGTTTTTCAAGGTATGAGGGATATGAGAATGGAAGGTAGAGAAACTTTGAATTCTTCACTTTGATTtgctaattgaagaggtttatTTCCAAGCAGATTTGAGACTAAGGGGGAGACTGCTTGGGAGGCTTGGCAGCATGCTATTGATGTTCATTGTACCTAGTTCTTTGTTACTTCTGTGTCTATGTATGGAGAAGCTGCTATTTGAGTAAAAGACCATAGCCAAACTTTTACTGCTAACCTCCATAAGTATGTTGGCACTGCTATATCATAATCTCATTCTAATTTCCTACTCTATGTGCGTGAAAGACAGTAGCCAAATTATTGCAGCTTTTCTCCAAAAACATTGGTGCACTGCTAACATTATACCCACATTCTAGATTGATATTTCTTTCCTTAAGACTTTGTAATGTAATATTCCTAGGCTCAACCAGTCTTCTCAGCTTTAAAGTTTTCCCATTGTTGATCACGTAGTATTTTGCATCCTTTGTATAATTTCATTTTACAGATATCTTTTGCACCGCGAAGCTTTTTTGGAGTAGAAGATTTTCTCGATGATGACAATAGCCGGCCCTACACATATCAAAAGGAGAAGAAGACTAAAAATCCGAATAAGCACATTTCATTCAAGCAACGAACTATTGCATACTTGGAACCATTTACACTCGATGTTCTCATCTCAAAACGCTTTGTTTCAGCTTCAATTACACATAGAGTAACAAGCAAGCAGGTTGCTGTTGCTGGTACAAATTCGAAAGACATCAAAGCTGTCCTCAAATCAAGATCTGATATACCCGCATGTTTAGCCATAGGCCGCATCTTGGCTGAGAGGGCGAGAGAAGCTGATGTCTATACAGCCTCTTACACTCCCAGAGACAGGGACAAGTTTGAAGGCAAAATTAGAGCAGTAGTTCAGTCACTCATAGATAATGGTATTGATGTTAAAGTATATCTGGATTAATATTGGACTTTTCTCTGTACTTTGTCGCATTCTCTCGAAAATTTTTCCTAGATTCTCTTGTCCGATAGCAACTAAACTCATTGTAGTTCAGATAGCAAAGTGGTTTGCTCCTGTGGTGCTGCCTCTTCATCTGTAAATTTGTTATGTAGATCAATGGGAACAGAACTCAAGAGTCTTGAAATTCTTTTTCAGGGTTACCTTTTGGGAACGCGCCTTCATCTGATGGGATGCTTCCTGTCTGCGTGGGGTATTTGTTAAACTATTTGTTACCACGAACTGTATCTTTTTGCGCGATCAGACGGATATTAATATCCGATGTCTTCTGTAGCCCTTATGGTTTGCCGTAATGTTTTATTATCTTCCAAATTTAGAAAACAACAAGAAGACTTCGGAATCATAAGCCCTAAAAATTTTCATACACAAACAAATAAGAGGAATCTAATTCAACAAAAATCTCTAGTTTGATACATAAAGCTGATTCATTACCTGCAACTGCAATTGCAAACTGTCTCACATAGTAACTATGATGAGTCTATACTTGATGCAAATCTTAAATTACAAAACTTTGTGAGCATTCCCGTAATACCTGTTTATGAATGAAGACTTGGCTATTTCAGGGGAACCAGGAAGCGACACAGGATAAAACTTGTAAAACCTGATACTATCAAATGCAGCTCTTGTTTCATCGCCCATCTCCTGCAACATTTTCTCCTTAGCTTCCCTTGCTTCACGCTGGGCTTTCTTGGCTTCTCTAACCTTCTCCTTCACAAAATCCTTAAATGCATCCTTCTCATCAGCAGCTAAAGCTTCTTGTTCTATCAACTCGTCCGCTACCTCGTCCAGGACATCCAGCTCCCAATCAAACGAACATATCAGTGGAGGCTCAGATTCTCTAGAAAACAATATTTGTACTTCACTTTCTTGCTGATCATCCTCATCTTTCTTAAAGGGGTTGTAAAAATGAGGCAAGCAATAGTCATACTCCTTCGCCCTGTCGATTCCCAACTGCTTCAATCCAACCTTTCTTTGCTTGCACCTCAGTATAAATACCCTACAGCTTTTGAGATCTTCCACCTTAGCATCCCTTCTTCCCAATGGAATATAGGGATACCAATCCATCTTCAGCCGCTTCATAGGCCAAATCTGTTCATTTGCTCGTTGAACTGATACTATTGCAATTTTATCAGAGGGAGCAAATCGTGAAACCACAGCAACAACCACGGGCACAAGGGAAGCATCAGCTATGCCCTGTGTTTCCGTGCAGCCAAAGAGATAAACGTTTTGGCCAAGCAATTCTCCACCTTCCTCGAAAGCATTCTCCAAGTTGGAGAAATCCCAGTTGGACCCATAAATCTCATCCATCGCTTCCCATTCAGTTCCAACGGAAAACACCTGACGCCATAAATCTTCCATATTCCTCGTCATTCTTTCAATATACAAGAAACACTGGATCACTGGTGAAGGAAGAGGAGAAGGAGGGTTAGAACTTAGAACTTGGAAGATATTACCCTGAGAAGTTCGACATAAAAGAAAGAAGTGAATCCTACGCTACCTAAGTCAACTGAAAAAGGAGTTGACACAATCGCGGGAGGAATTATAACATTTAAACGACACACAGGCGGCGGAtcaatttgtttggattgcatttttataaattttttaataaaaaaattattgtaacgatttgatatatatatatatatatatatatatatgagataaaaaatgattgaaaaatgtgtccaCAAAAAACGtagtaatttttctttgaaaatttgcaatccaaacactcCAGGTGTTTTTGGAGGAAGATGAGCATCAACCGTCCTTGAACAGTataatgagtgtgtttggacagccaattatttggccaaatatatttgctgacatcaccattacaatttccaatacacctttttatcttccaaattatctttttatctcacatacattacatcacaaaaagtgctacagtaaaaatatttcaaataacttacaatccaaacacatttttttaacgttttgtaattttatgtaaaTTTTTTATACATGTGATGTAATATTTTGTTACTGTTTACGTGGATTctctattgaaaaattttacaagTAATTCACATATAATTATatcttattttaaaaatactACATCGTTCAGAACAGTTATTACTTTCGTTGGTAACCTAATCCGTTTTTGGAAACTAAAGAATGTGTAGTATGTATTAATACAAAAGGTGTTTGAAAGGCATTTAGGATTCACTGATTAATTCCTTAGAATATTGTCTAAAAAATATCCGACAACGCTTTCACACTCTTGTTTTCCTAAACTATTTCAGCAAGCAGGCAagagttattattattttttttttaaaaaaaaaagaagagctgGGCTCTATTTTTTTAAGAAAGCTTCACCTGCCAAGGCAGGAtgccaaataattttttttttaaaaaaagtctCTTGCTCTATTAGTCTAGTAGTAGAAGGGGTCTAAATCACTGTTGCTATAGGAGAATTTCTATACAACCCATTGAACTCATCAACTTTTGTCATTATATTATAGAGGGAAGAGATAAAATAatacgagaaaaaaaaaaaagaaaatctgggCCATGGATTCCTCATCCTCATTGTTTCCTTCAACACCGGAGTTTGGTAAGAAGTATTCAAGCCAGAATGTTCTGCCAAACCAagtattaaatatatatatatatatatatatatttgcaaTTATCAAATAATTGTTATAAAAGCAAACTGGTCAGAGATCCTATAGTGTATACAAATGTTGTTTATACTGTAGAGAAAAGTTTAGTATCAAGAAGCAGATCCATTACTGACAAACTacttgaggaaaaaaaaaaaaaagagatgaaaatgTGCTCCATTTCATGTAGACCCATTTTTCTACTTAAAATAGTTAAAACCAAACTAATTCCTAATTCCATTTTCAATCTGATTCTcaggtttttttttaatcttttaatGTCAAAGTTTACACTTTTTCCCCCAATTTCTCTTTCTCGATTCCAATTATTTTCCACAGCCATTAAtcaaatttcccagataaaaataactcaagaaaggaagaaattaAAATCATAGCCAATTAGAATATCCTGAATACTAacttccataaaaaaaaaaatactaataacTATAACGTGAATCAAGAAAAAAGCTCATAACTATACTAgaaaaacctacaaaaacaatgTACATAAAACTAAGAGACACTTGAACGAagtgaaatttcaaaaaaaaaaaaaaaaatcaaagtttaCACCATTCTACCCCAATGGCTCCTTAATTCTTCCTTGATATCAAACCATTTTTGACAAattacttttgaaaaaaaattagaacctAGATAAAAGGTACACCGTATCATGTGAACCCTTTTGTCCACTTAAAGCAATTAATCCAAAACCAGATCCTAATTTCCATTTTTACTCCAATTCTCagcttttttttaatctttttttatgTCAAagtttaaactttttttttcctcgtaACTGTTTCTAGGCTCCAATTAATTTTCTAGGACAATCACAACAGAGCTACAAATAAAATTTCCAATATAAACTCAAGAAAGTATTAAAAAAATCATATCCAATAGGCATACTCTGAATACCAACTTGAAGACAAAAAGCGCCAAAAAATAAATGACTTAATAAATAAATACTTACTTTAAAGTCTATGGGAAGAGGTGACACTCAATCATTGAAGCTCAATCAAATGTCCACTTGAATAAGTTCTAAATCTAATTTCTTGAAGAACATGCTCATTCTTTTTAGctataaaatgataaaaatctacAAAAGCCAATCTGAATTGTATCGCAagctaaaacccaaaaaaaaaaaaaaaaaaaaaaacttttattgcAGTATGAGGTAAATGTCATACTAGTATTCAATGCTCTTCACAGTTGTTTTCCTTCTTACATTCGGCAAAATTTGTCATGTAAAGTTTCATTTCGAGTAGTTTAATCCTACCCCTTTCATTAAGaaaagggttaatcacattttatctcCTTAAAAAATAcctcatttctcagtttaccccctaacctttaattttgctcatttAACCCCCTTCAGGACAAAATTGctcttgcattattttgacttttcatttaccttattttcctttcttttatttctttttctcttttttctttatttaattcttcctctttcccacaaaaatcttcactttaatgattgaaattaaaaaagaggaattatAGAGACTTATCTTCtacttaaatgattaaaaaaaaatattcaaatcactttcctaaaatacaatttttttagcctttcaattcttttaattttggattttcctctttcctttctagtttctcattttattctcaagaaaatatcataagatgaaatttttttcctttcttttatttctttttctctttcttctctctttcatccttcccaatagaaattccatttcaatgaaaatttttgttttgaatttgtaattgcatatttctAGGTGAAGATTTAAAAGacatcaaaaattaattttgattttttgtatgatgccacgtgtcacaaatttcaattgatgattattaatcaggtcacaatttcatcttaagatattttcttgggaataaaatgagaaacaaaaaaggaaagaggaaaatccaaaattaaaagaattgaaaggctaaaaaaattgtattttaggaaagtgatagATCCCTGCAATTCCTCTTTGATAAAagaatttgaatatttttttaatcatttaaggagaagatagatctctgcaattcctcttttttaatttcaatcattaaggtgaaaatttttgcgggaaagaggaagaattaaataaagaagaaagagaaaaggaaataaaagaaaggaaaacaaggtaaatgaaaagtcaaaataatgcaagggcaattttgttctaaagggggttaagtgagcaaaattaaagattagggggtaaactgagaaattggatattctttaaggggataaaatgtgattaacccttaaGAAAAATTTGTGTTTTGGCGATATTTTAAGCATAAAGTTTCCATATTTCCACTTggtgaaaagaaaataatagggttcgtttgaaatttgaaagtctatccattaagttattaaaCAATTAAGTACTATATTTGAACACATTAACTTTAAGTGCTGAATTAAATTATTAAACAAGAccttagtcttttttttttttaattgctgaACATTTAAGGTTAGGCTTAGtcatctctcttttctttctttcaatttttttcccttttggggTTTTTGTTGAATTCAAAGCCTAAATTGTGGACTTTTTCAAGTAACAATTGTTGAATTTGTGGCATCAATTTATATTCCACATCGGTAGAGTTGAGAGCTTGGGTAAGGGCTTGATAGTTATAAATAACTCTCAAGCAAATCAATTCAATTACATCAagtaccaaaaacaaaagaattacaaaaacaaaagaattacccaaaaaggattttgtaattcttttgtaaTGTTTTCTTCTCCTAAATTATAAGAGCAGGCTGCTTGAGTGATACTCGGAGAGTAGGCAAAATTGGCCGAACTCCGTTATCAATTTCCGGGTGCgttcttttcttatctttttttatttgttccacatttatttattagtttcttttctattgtagtatagtattcaatatatttgtctatatttgtcgggtttatttgtagtgttttaTACGATTCATTTGGATGTATTTTCTTATTCGTGTGTACGTAATATTTATGTATACACGGATCTAGTTGTAATAATATATCGTGCACGTAAATTCTGTCTAGGAGACTGGGTTTTAAGTGGGACCGCTTGTGACCTCTCTAGCCTTTCATGGAAATTTACTTAGAATGGTAATTCTGTCTAAAGAGATTGTTTCGACGATTTTTTCTAGAAATTATTGAATCGGTTCAATCactagttgtatattttgaatgaaaaattacCCGATTTccccaacaagtggtatcagagc
This portion of the Coffea arabica cultivar ET-39 chromosome 2e, Coffea Arabica ET-39 HiFi, whole genome shotgun sequence genome encodes:
- the LOC113732747 gene encoding uncharacterized protein isoform X1 — its product is MAYDIMLKQVCHRLSIHGADKIRPLLCLQRAHFHSGQISFAPRSFFGVEDFLDDDNSRPYTYQKEKKTKNPNKHISFKQRTIAYLEPFTLDVLISKRFVSASITHRVTSKQVAVAGTNSKDIKAVLKSRSDIPACLAIGRILAERAREADVYTASYTPRDRDKFEGKIRAVVQSLIDNGIDVKVYLD
- the LOC113732747 gene encoding uncharacterized protein isoform X2, yielding MLKQVCHRLSIHGADKIRPLLCLQRAHFHSGQISFAPRSFFGVEDFLDDDNSRPYTYQKEKKTKNPNKHISFKQRTIAYLEPFTLDVLISKRFVSASITHRVTSKQVAVAGTNSKDIKAVLKSRSDIPACLAIGRILAERAREADVYTASYTPRDRDKFEGKIRAVVQSLIDNGIDVKVYLD
- the LOC113729625 gene encoding protein HEAT INTOLERANT 4-like codes for the protein MTRNMEDLWRQVFSVGTEWEAMDEIYGSNWDFSNLENAFEEGGELLGQNVYLFGCTETQGIADASLVPVVVAVVSRFAPSDKIAIVSVQRANEQIWPMKRLKMDWYPYIPLGRRDAKVEDLKSCRVFILRCKQRKVGLKQLGIDRAKEYDYCLPHFYNPFKKDEDDQQESEVQILFSRESEPPLICSFDWELDVLDEVADELIEQEALAADEKDAFKDFVKEKVREAKKAQREAREAKEKMLQEMGDETRAAFDSIRFYKFYPVSLPGSPEIAKSSFINRAYDSEVFLLFSKFGR